TTCGGCCTCACCTTACACTgtggcttcccccccccccccccctactgTCCTACTGTCTTCCTCTGgtccctgtttcctctctcagGCTCCCCAGATATACACTCCATGGCCCCCTTCATCCGCTCGATCCTCCTGGTGGGCCCCTCTGGAATGGGGAAGAAGATGCTGGTCAAGGCGGTGTGCACAGAAACGGGCGCCAACCTCTTTGACCTGTCCCCCAGCAACCTGCAGAGCAAATATCCTGGCAAGACGGGGACACAGATGATCGTGCATATCGTCTTTAAGGTCTGGGTCCCCCGACTTCAGCACCTCTCGTTCTCGGGCTGTGCCCACAGGGCAGGGTGTGCTTTACACTTAGGAGATCCCTCATCTGCCTATTCGGTGTGATGTCTGGGGCTGCTGAGGTCTCCTTACCAACCCCTGGGAGGACCTTGTGGATTTCTGAAGCCTTGTGGATGGGGAGCATGGCGGGCAGTGGGGAGCAGAGCAGTTTCTTTCATGATAGGTTTTCTTTATGATGAGGCTTAATACGCAGGGTCCCCACATGGCGGGGAGGGCGTGAGTCTGTTCCTAGGGAGGTGTGGCGGATGGCAGCAGGCTGAGAGGAGGGGTGGACGCTGCGTGGGAAGTGGGGGCCGGAGCTCCAAGGTCAGCCTTTGGACCAGACGGGGGAGGTGACCCTTGCCCAGGGACATCCGACGTCAGGTTTTTATTCTCTGACCTGTCCAGGTGGCTCGGCTCTTACAGCCCTCTGTGATCTGGATTGGGAATGCCGAGAAGAATTTCTATAAGAGGGTcccaaaagaagagaaggaggtgCGGGACCTGGGTAGCAGCCGGAGCCAGGGGCAAGGCCGGCGTGGGCTTGCTCAAGTCAACTCCAAACCTCACCCGCTGTGGGGCCTTGGACAAattccctcttctcctgctgccttGGACTTATCCTGGAAGCAGGACAGGGGCCTCCTGGCCACCTCCCTGGATCCCTCCCGGGGTCCACTGGAGGCTGGGTGTGGACACGCGCTCCGAGAGAATGCAGAAGCCCATACAAGTCACCATGTTCccgtccccaccctgccccagagCAGATGGACCCAAAGCGAATAAAGAAGGATCTCACCAAGGCCTTGCGACTGCTGAGCCCAGGAGACCGCGTGATGCTGATAGGGACGAGTGACCAGCCGCAGCTGGCGGAGATGAAGGGGCTGTGCCGGACCTACGAACGGATCCTCTTCATGCCTCGGCCCGATTACGCTTCTCGCTTCGGTGAGACCCTGCGATGTGAGGACGGGCCAGATCGGGGATCCAGGGACCGGCCCTGCCCGAGCCTCCTcacccttctccccctccccactggcgCTCCGAGACGGCGCCTCCCATGGCAAGGAAGGGGAACTAGACAAGCAGCCTGGCGGTGTGGGTCCTGGCCTGGCTCCGTGGACACGGCAGGCCCCGTAAGTCCTCCGAGTCTCATTCCCTCGTGTCACGTGGGGAGAATGAGTCCCACCTTCCCGGGAGAGGAGgccctgatgagcacagagccacTCTCCAGACGCAGGGACCTCGTGTCTGATAGGGGCCGAGGTGCTCACTGCGGCTTCTCCCTGTCCTGGGTCCTCCCCGGCTGCCTGCAGTGCTCTGGAGGCAGATGATAGAGGCCCAGGGGGTCCAGGTGACCCCGAACCTAGACATCAGTGCCCTGGCCAAGGTTTCCGATGGCTACACACCTGGTCACATTCTCCAAGCCATCCACTCCGTGCTGACTGAGCGGCGGGTCCTACAGCTGTCCAAGCGGCCCCTGGTGGCCTCagagttcttggggcacctggccaAGCTGGAGCCGGTgtacagggaggaggaggagtcctTGAAGGTGAGgcttgggggtgtggggggaggataATGGGTCGACACTAACCAGGGAGTCAGCCCTCTACGGCCCCCTTAGACACCTCCCTCTGCTCCGCCCTGGAGTCCAGCTAGGAAGGGGACGAGAAATCCAGGAGAAGGGCCTGTGGCAGGACCAGCTTACCTGGTGTCCTCAAGGGCTGGAGCCTAAAAGTGTTACCTGGGTTTTAAGAGCCGTGGTTGGTCCTGGCACCAGCGAACACCCACATTCCCCTCCTGAGTCACCACCCACCAGTGCTCCATGGGGGCAGGATGGCCACAGAGAGAGGGCTTGCCCCCTGACAGTGGCTGACCCCATGGCCTAGAGTATTTGGTGGAGAGCAAGGGAAACGGGGACCCTAGCAGGACACCTGAGCTGGGGAAGAGAGGGGGACCAGCTGCTGCGGAAAGGGGAGGACAAGTTCGGGAAAACAGaagcgggggcggtggggggggagccaatgccctcccctctccccctcctcctcccaccaggACTGGTACTTCAAGACTCCACTGGGCAAGAGGAGGGTAAAACTCCTCAAGGACCAGGACGCTGGGGAAGCCAAGCTGgcgaaggagaagaaaaggaagtgatGGTTGAGGCAGGGTGCTCGAGCTGGGCAGGGGCCTGGGGCGCGCCCTGCAGGTgaagggcctggggcagaggcatAAACGTCCAGGCAGCTCAGCTCGGGAGCAgctctctctgtccatctccgTGCTTCTcacacctgctctgtgccccctGCCCGTGCCCAGACTCTCCCTCCTGCCGCATTCCTGCCGGCCCTCCGTCCTCACCCACTCACAGCCTACACCCTCAGCCCCCAGAGCCCGGTCCTCTGACCCCACCTGCGTCTTCATCTCCTGTCCGTTCCTGTCCGCGCTCCCCAGCTCTCTTCCTGCTTGgggtttttaagaaagaaaaaaaaaaaaaataggaaaagaaagaacaggaaaaagcgAGGGGAGAAGGAAGGTCTACGGGaagtctggaaaagaaaaaaagcaagtgtGGAAGTCAGCGGACGCTGGTGTTAACCCCACCTCGGCACTAACTCCCTGTGCGATCTCACACAGACCTCTCCTgtgtctgggcctcagtttccttgtaaAGCGAGGAGAGATTGGACCAAGGTCCCTGGTACTCTAGGGCTTGATGATCCTTACAGGAGTGTGTCAGGGTTAGGACTCTCAGGCGGTGGCGGGGTGGAGTAGACGGTTCTAGAGAGAAAGGGTGTATAGGTGGCCAGCACAAGGGACAGTGGGGGGCCGGGTTTgaagttctctttctccttgttaTCCTGCTTATCTTCCCAAATGTAAGTAGTCTTGTTACCCCAATGTGCCTGAATGggccacttcctcctcctcactccccacctGGGACCCCTCTAACATTGGCAGGTAAGGATGGGAGATGGTGGGGTCAGACCCGTGGTGGGCACGGGGAGTTTCTATGGCTGCTCGTGGGCTGAGCCCTCTCTCCCCAGGCCGAAGTCTGTCTTCTGGAGAACACCTAGAAGGAAAGCCTCGTGGAATGGAGCCTTCTTAGCCATTCGCTCCTACTGTGGACCCTTTCCTTGGGTGTGGGAGGCAGAAGCTTGACCGGTGGCATTTGGGAGGGCAGGAAAAATCGCCGGGCACCCACAGGCCCTCCCTGTGGGGTCAGAGCCCAGGCCGCCGGAGCCTGGCTGGGTGAAGCacacaagagaaaacagagagaaggaaatggcaGCCTGAGATCCACCACCCCCGTTCTAGTCCCGGCTCTGCCACAAGTGCTCACACCTTGGGCAGATCACTTCCCAcacctgggctctgtgctcctttACCTGTGAAACTGCAGGTTGGCTCCCACGACCTGGGCGATCCCTTTTCAACCCTGCGGGTCATCAGCTCCAGGGTGGGCTCAGTGTTGGAGGGCTCGAGCCTCACTCTGTTTTCCAGCTCTTCCCTAATGCCCACGCCGGCCTGAGGCCGCCTTCCTGGGACAGACAGCGCAGCCAGCCCGGGGTATTTATGGCACGGCCTGTGtgtgctccctgctcctcccacacCAGGCCTCTGCCTGCCTCGGGCCCAGTGCCTGCCTGCCCAGTCGGCCGGTGACATCGCCCTGAGACCCACTTCTTCGGCCCCTCTCTCCCAGAGATTGGCCATGCCTGGGAAAAGGAGCTCCCCTCCCCGCTGGGGAGGCCACCTGGGGTGCCTTCCTTTGGCCCCAGCCTGCCGGATCTGGGAGTCCCAGTCCTGCCCAGTCTGGGAACCGACCCGGCGGTCGCCACTGCTATGCCGTGACATGGCCTTGCAGAATGCCCTGTACACTGGAGACCTGGCGAGGCTGCAGGAGCTGTTTCCCCCACACAGCACAGCCGACCTGCTGCTGGAGTCCCGGGCCGCCGAGCCTCGCTGGAGCAGCCACCAGAGGGGTGAGGGACTGCCAGGGGCGGAGGGCTACGGGCAGGGGCCTGGGCTGACCCGACGCGACACCGAGTTACCAAGTGcttgaggaaaaggagaagcccCTGGCTACTTCTCCCCTACCCAGAGGCTTGCCTAAGCCTTGGCTCGGTAGCGAAGTCATGCGGAGCCCAGAATAGCTTCTGCTGAACCGCGTGGCCGGGTCAGGCTCAGCTCAGGGACACAGAGACCCTCTCCGTCCATCTGTCCgtgcttccttccccctcctccctccctctgcctctgacccccaaccccagcttccCCCACTCCTCTTCCCACATGCTCTTACGTACTCTGTCCTCATGAGCTGGTCCCCAGAAGAGTGCAGGGGGCGGGGAGAACCCCCCAGTGACAGACACGCCCTCTGTGCCAGGCTGGTGgagaagcccaacacagggtctGCAGAGAACCCGGAGTCTGCCCCGGGACCCATCGTCACCCGGGCGGCCTCGGGACCTGCCCTGGCCTTCTGGCAGGCGGTGCTAGCAGGGGACGTGGGCTCGGTCTCCCGCATCCTCGCAGATTCCAGCACTGGCCTGGCCCCGGATTCCATCTTTGATACCAGCGACCCGGAGCGATGGAGGGATTTCCGCTACAACATCCGCGCTCTGAGTACGGGCTTGGggcacggggcgggggggcggggaggaggccgGGGGTtctgagtgggagaggggaggctggCGGTGGAGCTCTAGGCTCCCTCTTGCCAGCCTCCGCCCACCTCCTCTGTTGCCTGGTGGCTGTCGGCTTCCCTGCAGGGTCTGAGAcctccattcctctctccctAGGACTCTGGTCTCTGACATACGAAGAGGAGCTGACCACACCCCTGCACGTGGCTGCCAGCCGGGGCCACACAGAAGTCCTTCGGCTGCTGCTGAGGCGGCGGGCACGGCCTGACAGTGCCCCTGCGGGCCGCACCGCCCTGCACGAAGCCTGTGCTGCAGGCCACGCCGCCTGCGTCCACGTGCTGCTGGTGGCAGGAGCGGACCCCAACATCCCCGACCAGGATGGAAAGCTTCCCCTGCACCTCTGCCAGGGGGCCGGCACCCTTGAGTGAGTAACCTCTCAGCCCTGTCCCCATCCTGCTCTCAGCGGAGGGACGGGGGTCAGAGCCAAGACCCCAGGGAGGATGAGCGAGCAGGTCGGGGCGTGCGGGCTGGCTGAGCTCGGCTGGGCTGGGAGTCAGGAAGAGGGTGCTCCCTAAACCACCCTTCCATTGGCCTTGGCCCTGGAACTTTGGAAGGGCCCGTACTTGGGATGGTTTCTGCTTCCCCAGGGGTGTAAAAGGACCATGGCAGGGACCCAGATGCAGAGCCTGGGCTGGGAAGTTGTCTGGATTCATTGTGGGCAGCGGGAATACTATAAAGTGTTCATTTTTCTGACCCTGTCCTGTgctccaggccctgtgctaagtaCAACAGTAACTGAGACATAagcctgccctcagggagctgacTCTCCAGCAGTGTTCCAGATTGTCTGGAAAGGAAAGCAGCTCCCGGTTAAGGCATGCATTGATCCCTGTGGGCAGGTCTTGGCATTTCCCTAGTGGTGGCTAACCCTCAGATAAATGGGCCTAGGGACGGAGCTCAGCTAATTAAACTCACAGGAAACTGATAGACCcatctttttaaatagattttatctgtttatttgacagagagagagaggagggcatgagcaggcagagaggcaggcagagggagagggagaggaagaggcaggctccctgctgagcaaggagcccaatgcgggactcaatcccaggaccctggaatcatgacctgagctgaaggcagatgcttaaccgactgagccatccaggcgccctctcactcaatttttttgatgactgtggGATCCTGGCAAAGGGAGCCTTGGCAAATCCACGAAGTACCTGTACGTGCAATAGAGGCCCTCCCTCTACTGACCGCACACCTGGTGAATTTCACATCTTGATCCTGAACGGGGCCAAATTTCTATCCTTTCCATCACAAGCTACTTAACCTCCTGTTAACCTCATCATCCTTCTGCACACTCCATTGATCTATTATGTTCGAAGATGTACTCTATACCAGTATGTCCCAATAGAAACACAATGTGAGCTGCGTatgtaacttaaaattttctagtagccttataaaaataaaagaacatggggcacctggctggctcagtcagtagagttgggactcttgatctctggcttgtgagttcaagccccacattgggtgtagagatgattttaaatataaaatcttaaaaaaaaaaaaaaaaaaaaaaacagaaaaagacgaaattaatttattaaattgtggtaaaatacacgtaacataaaatttaccaccttgACCATTTCTGAGGGCACAGTTCAGTGGGACTAGGCAAGTTTACATTGTCAGgtgaccatcaccaccatccctctcatgaacatttttaatctgataaaactgaaattcaggggcacctggttggctcagttggttaagtgtcttccagtcaggtcatgatctcagggtcttgggactcctggggctccctgctccatggggagtctgcttctccctctgcctctccccttctctccccctccccgtgCTTGTTGTgttcacactctcaaataaacaaaatcttaaaaacaaacaaacaaacaaaaaaccaacctgGAATTCTGTCCCCACTAAACAACAGCTtctcattcctctctccctccagcccgGGATAGCCACCACTCTTCTGGGTTCTAgaatttgactattctaagtACCCCATATGAGTGTACTTACAGGACATTTGTCCTTTGGCGATGGCTTCTGGCACTCAGCACcgtgtcctcagggttcatcccgGCTGCAGCAGGTATCAGGATGTCCTCCCTTTTTCAAGCTAAATGAGACCCCATTGTCTGAAGATGCTACATTCTATCCATGCACCTGCTGGTGAGCACTGAGACTGCTCTCATAGTTCGGCTGTTGTGAATAGTCCTGCTgggaacatgggtgtgcaaatatctgtgaaacaagtgaaattaatttcatttttaaaaaaagattttatttatttgacagagagggagagatcacaagtaggcagacaggcaggcagagagagaaggggaagtaggctccctgctggcagagaacctgacgcggggctcgatcccaggaccctgagatcatgacctgagccaaaggcagaggctttatcccgctgagccacccaggcgcccctgtgaaattaattttaataatatcttttatttaacccagtatatCCAAAACATTGTCACTTCAACATGTAATCAGTATACAGAACTAATGagatatttttactttctctttttttgtaccAAGTCTTCGAAATCAGTGTGTGTTTACACTCATGGTGTGTCTCCATGAGGCATGGTCATAATCCAAGCGTTCAGGAGCCACGTGTGCCTGGTGATCACCGAATCAGACAACACAGCTCTACACAATCCCACatttttggctctggtcacgTTCTAGCCCAGCCATATGGAGACCACACCTGGTTGAGAATCATTCTGCCCTTTCCCAAGTgaacagaagtatttttaaagttattatggATAACTTTAAGCCTATAGAAAAGTGGGCAGGATAACATGATGGGCCCCGTGACCCATCACACTCACTCTCCCTGCCAAGGGCCGCTGTCACGGCCTTTCCAGGAATTTTCTCCTGGGCCGCTCACAACTTCATTCGGTCTAGGTATTAACAATTATCcctattctacagatgaggacactagCTCCCAGAGGCTAAGTTCCCTTCACCTTGAATTTCCGTGTACACAGTCTTACAGGCACGCATGACCTTCTGAGAGGGCTATCTTGGAGCAAATCTGGCTGGccaattttggttttgttgttctttttcctatGCCCCCAATTCCGTCTGCACCCATGGCCAGGCCCCACGTCTCCCTCCACCAGCCCCGGTGTGCGCAGCCCTCCAACTGCCCTGCAGGTCTGAATGCCAGACGCTCTCTTTCCTGGCTGTGCAAACGTGGGCCAGGTCCTCACACCCTCAGGGCTCAGTTTCTGCCTCAGGACCTAGGAAGAAACAAGTGAGTTCATGTAAAGCCCTCAGAAGGGTTCCTGTTCTCAGGGATGAGGGCCCGTGTGACTCTCACCCCCACAAAGAGGTTAGGGCAGCGCTCCCGCCGGGGGCAAGCGGGCTTGGAGAGAAGTCTTGCTGGCCCCAGGACATGGCTGGGATGACTAGTGACCGcggggtggaaggggaggggagggacagaagccgGAGTCACCCCAGTACTCCCCACGGGTTTGCTCCGCGCGGACTGGTAGGAGTGGAGGACTCtatttccctccccacccccacctcgccCTTCTCAGGTGTGCCGAACTGCTCCTGAGGTTTGGGGCCAAAGTGGATGGTCGGTCTGAGGAGGACGAAGAGACCCCTTTGCATGTGGCCGCCCGGCTGGGCCATGTGGAGCTGGCAGACCTGCTTCTGAGACGGGGGGCATGCCCTAACGCCCGTAATGCCGAAGGCTGGACCCCGCTGCTGGCTGCCTGCGACGTCCGCTGCGCGTCCCCCGCCAACGCGGAGGCCACCACCGCCCGCTGTCTCCAGCTGTGCCATCTGCTGCTCTCAGCTGGAGCCGAGGCTGATGCTGCGGACCAGGACAAGCAACGGCCTCTGCACCTGGCCTGTCGCCGTGGCCACGCCGCCGTCGTGGAGCTGCTGCTTTCCTGCGGCGTCAGCGCCAACGCCATGGACTATGGGGGACACACGGCCCTGCACTGTGCTCTGCAGGGCCCGGCTGCAGCcctggcccagagcccagagcacaCGGTGCGAGCTCTGCTCAACCACGGTGCCGTCCGCGTCTGGCCGGGGGCCCTCCCCAAGGTATGGGGCTGGGGCCAAGGGGAGGGCCGTGAGGGTGAGGGGGCCATCTGGGAGCCTCGGACCTGCCCCCGCTCACTCTAGATGCAgcctcacactttttttttttttttaatttttatttatttatttgacaggcagagatcacaagtaggcagagaggcaggcagagagagaggaggaagcaggctccctgcggagtagagagcccaatgcggggctcgatcccaggaccctgggatcatgacctgagccgaaggcagaggctttaacccactgagccacccaggcacccagcctcACACTTTTTGATTCATCACATCagcagagcccaacagggggcaaAGGCAAGGACACAGACCAgcaggaggggtgtgtgtgtgtgtccacacatGTGCTCACACGTACATAAacacatgtgtacatacatgcatatgcacGTGCGTGTGCATGCACCAGTGTGTGCGTGTGCGATGAAGGTGGACGGAGGGCAGGAAGGCAGATAATCACGTACCTGGAAAGCCAGGAGCCGGGACTGATGTGAGTGTCAGGGAGTTTTTTCTTCGTCAGGGGAGTGAGCTGATGAGAAGAGCACGTGGGAAACTCAGCCTGGCGGTGGGATCCGCTCAGTGAGACACTCTATGCACGGGAGAGGCTCCCCCAGGG
Above is a genomic segment from Mustela nigripes isolate SB6536 chromosome 4, MUSNIG.SB6536, whole genome shotgun sequence containing:
- the ASB10 gene encoding ankyrin repeat and SOCS box protein 10, encoding MPGKRSSPPRWGGHLGCLPLAPACRIWESQSCPVWEPTRRSPLLCRDMALQNALYTGDLARLQELFPPHSTADLLLESRAAEPRWSSHQRGLWSLTYEEELTTPLHVAASRGHTEVLRLLLRRRARPDSAPAGRTALHEACAAGHAACVHVLLVAGADPNIPDQDGKLPLHLCQGAGTLECAELLLRFGAKVDGRSEEDEETPLHVAARLGHVELADLLLRRGACPNARNAEGWTPLLAACDVRCASPANAEATTARCLQLCHLLLSAGAEADAADQDKQRPLHLACRRGHAAVVELLLSCGVSANAMDYGGHTALHCALQGPAAALAQSPEHTVRALLNHGAVRVWPGALPKVLERWCESPRTIEVLMNTYSTMQLPEEAMGLVPLETLQKHHRFYSSLFALARQPRSLQHLSRCALRAHLAAHLPHALPRLPLPSRLLRYLQLDFEDVLY